The genomic stretch ATGCCGATTGAGACACTGCGGATCTCAAACGACAAATTGAGCCAGGTTTACCAGTGGGATATCTTCCATAGAACGGTAACGACCCGAATCCGACCGGTCGACGAGACTCCGGACTCAGTTGTTGTAGATTCACTCCGAATTATCGCAGCTTTACAAGAAGCTGCGGAAACCGGAGAGACCGTTCGATTGGACCGATCTTTCGTTTACTGAACCCAACCCTAAGCCACTACCCCAAATGAAAATACCTAGTCACAAAAGACCCTCCGGTGCGTTCACCCTCATTGAACTTCTCACTGTGATCGCGATTGTCGGGATTCTCTCAGCAATTTTGATCCCAGTCGTTGGTAATATCCGTGAGCGTTCGGCAACAACCAAAGACATGGCCAAAATAAAATCTATTGGTCACGCAATTGCGATGCATGTCGCCGACAACAATGGACGTCTTCCCAATCCGGAAACTCCAATCCGAGGAACTAAATTGGATGGTGACGACCAGACGGATCGATGGAATTTCTACGAAGCAGTTGATCGCTACATGGATCCTCCCGAAAATTTTAATCCGCGATCAATCTACAACTACAATCGAAGAGATACTTGGTATTCCGAGTCTGCTGACCAGTCACCGGAGGGAGATCCTCGCTACCTTGGATTTGCCCCAAATCCTCACATGTTACGGACTTTCGGTGGTGCTGCATCATGGATGGGTTACACTACAAAAGTCCCCGAGTTGGCGAAGATGGTGTTGGTGACTGAGGTAACTGACGTTCCAGGAAGTGGCAGATATGACTTGAATCCCAGTGTAGAACCAACTGTCGATCCTCTGGTCGCCTCCCAATATCGCGCCTCTCGTCCGGGAGGAGCTGCACTTTACTTATTCGGTGACTACCGGGTGGAGCTATTGGAGGGCAACCAAGGTTCAAGTGTGAAACCAGAGATCTGGTTCTGGGAAGACTGATTGACTAGTGCAATGATCCTCGTTTCGCGTAAGACCCCTTTTGGCTTCATTGCACTTCTTTATCTCTTTTTCGGAACTGTTCCCTCCTTTGCTGTAGACGAGGAGGATAGTCTACGCCTTTCCCAGTGGCCTGGAGGGTTACCAGGTGTGGAATCATCAAGTGACACTGTAGTGCCTAGTGGAGAGCGGTATTGGATCTTTAGTAGCTCCGATTCGCCTGCTGACTCCCTAACGATTCGGAAGGTTTCAGGAGAGAAGATTCTTCAAAAGGAAGACTTTTGGCAAGGATCCGGTAATCCCATTGGTATTCCCTACGAGGACGGTGTCATTCTTCTGGACTCAGGAGATGGAGATTCTCAATCAAGACCGCTATATCTTGCTCTCGATGAGGAAGATGTCTTGGTAGAGAGAGTGCTTCCACAGCTCCCTGAGGTCTTTGAGAGTCCGGTGGCACAGGTTCAGGGAGACGATCTGTACGTCTTTGGGAAGGTGATTGATGATTCGGAGAGTGCGCAGATGGAGCTTTTCCGGCTGGGCTTGGAAGAAGCGGATTCGAGTTGGCAGGAACTCGAACCGTTTCCGGGCTTCTTAGAAGAGAAGCCTCTTTTTTTGACCCACGATGATATGCTACTTGTATTCGGTAAGTCCGGAGAAGGCGTGTATCAAGCGTGGTCTTACACTATAAAGCCAATCGACGGCACCACTCACCGGGGGTGGAAGGATTTGGGTTCAGTGCCGTTCGATCCTACTGGGGCGCTCGTTTACTTTTCCGGTCAAGCACATTTGATTGCCCTAGGAGGAGAGCAGAATGACGATGGATCGACACCGGTCTACGCTTATCACACGGTAACGAATACTTGGGTCGAAAAAGGAGACTTGCCCGCTGGAGTCACCCCGCTCGTCCTCATCCCACTCGCCGATCAGATCGTCCTATTGGGAGAGGATGAGGCTGGAGAGGAGGTGTTTTGGGAGATCCAGCTGGAGTCAAAGATCAAGAAACTCTCTTTCGCTGATTACAGCGTCATGATTGTCTATTTCATTCTCATGGCTGGGATCGGTGTTTACTTTGCAAAGAAGCAAAATACCAGTGAGGAGTTTGCCTTAGGAAACCGGAGAGTGAAGTGGTGGGCTGCGGGGATCAGTATGTTTGCCACAGGGGCTAGCTCGATCAGCTTCATGGCGATTCCGGCCCTGACGTTTCGCAGCAATTTAGTTTGGTTTTTTCCGGTTCTTTTTCTAATTCCCATCTTTTTTCTGCAGGCCTACATAATCTATCCGCTTCTGAGGAATTTGTCGCTGACCTCGACTTACGAATACTTGGAGCGTCGTTATCACCCGGCATTACGGTATCTCGCGAGTTTGCAGTGTATTGCGTTTCAAGTCGTTGGTCGCATGTCGATCGTCTTGCTGCTCCCAGCTCTGGCGATCTCAGCGGTAACCGGGTTAGACGTTGGACTCAGTGTCCTGATGATGGGGGTCATGACCACGATCTATACTGCGGTTGGCGGATTTGAGGCGGTAATCTGGACCGACGTTTGCCAAGGGATACTCATGCTGTTCGGGGCTTTGCTCATTTCCGCAATAGCGATTGGTTCGCTACCGGGTGGAGTCGGCGATTTTGTCGCGGTCAACCAGGAGTTCAACAGGTTTCAGTACGCGATCTTCAGTTTCGACTACACCGTACCGATCATCTCCATCTCCATTTTTGCTCTCTTAATGCAGCAACTGGGTTTTGTTGCGGACCAGCCCTCAATTCAGAGAGTTTTTGCGACACCAGAAAAGGAGATGAAGAAGCTTGCCGGGATGGCTGTCTTTTGCGGGATCGCAATCGCGGCGGCAGTGAATCTGGTCGGACTATCAATTTTTGCTTACTTCCATTCGTTTCCGGAGACTCTTGATCCAACGATGTCGAACGACCAAGTGGTTCCTCTCTTCATCGTTCAATCTCTCCCGGTAGGGATCGCTGGTCTGATCGTTGCTGCTCTTTTCGCAGCATCGATGTCAACGCTCTCGAGTAGCATGAACTCTGTGGCAACCCTGATCTCAGAGGATTTCTATCGTAGAATTAAACGAGATAGTTCCGACCGGTCCCGTTTAATTCTCATGAAGGTTTCTTCCCTGGTCGTTGGAGTGATCGGAACTGGAATCGCCTTCTACATGGCTCAGATGGATCTTACCTCGATTTTCAAAACTTGGAATGAAGCCGTAGCTCTCCTCGGCGGCGGTTTCGTCGGCATTTATATTGTCGGTATGTTTACCAAACGAGTCCACAGCGGTGGAGCTTTTATTGGAGCAATCGCAAGTATCGCGATCGTTATTTACGCAAAGAATATGACGGCCTTCCACTGGGTGTTTTACGTCCCCATCGCAGTTGTAAGCTGCATGGTGGTGGGATATCTGGTTAGTATGATTCTTCCCAGAGATCCTTCGAAGGATCTGACCGGGCTAACTGTTTTCAGCCGCAAGTGAAATCTGAAAAGCCGTAGGAAGTCTGAGAAATCAAAGCATCTCTTCCCGACGGCGACTGCGTTTTGGTTGTGCCAATCAGTGGCCACCAGTGAGAAACGATCTTTCCTCTTTGATCCTTATTCGCAACCAAATCCGAGTCGACGCAATCGAATTACTCCGTAATGGAACCTACTGAACCAGAATTGACACCGGAAAAATCGGCTTGGCTAAACCCTGAAATCGGTTTCGAGAAGCGAGCTCGGTTGCTTGTGGCTGCCATGACCTGGGAAGAGAAGATTGGTCAGTTGAACTATCGAAACCCAGCGATTCCTCGACTTGGGGTTTTGCCTTATGTTTGGTGGAACGAAGCTCTTCACGGTCTAGCTCGTTCCGGTGCGGCAACCGTATTTCCGCAAGCAATCGGAATGGCGGCGACCTTCAATACCGAACGGGTTTCCCGCATGGCGGATATCATCGCGAAGGAGGGGCGAGCACGACATCACGAAAGTCTTCGAAGAGGGGACTTTGGCACCTACAAAGGGCTTACCTACTGGTCGCCCAATGTAAATATCTTCCGTGACCCGCGCTGGGGAAGAGGGCACGAAACCTACGGAGAGGATCCTTTTTTGACCGCTCGGATGGGAGTTGCCTATGTCGAGGGGTTGCAGGGGAAACACCCGCGTTTCCTCCAAGCGGTCGCAACCCCAAAACACTTTGCGGTTCACTCGGGTCCCGAGCTGACCCGGTTATCCTTCAATAGCGTTGCCGACGAGAGAGATCTCCGGGAAACCTACTTACCGGCGTTCCCAGCATGTATCGAAGCAGGCGCACAGTCGATTATGACAGCCTACAACGCCTACAATGGAGAACCCTGCGCGACCAACCGTAAGTTACTTCGGAAGGTTTTGCGCAAAGAGTGGGGCTTCGACGGTGTCATAGTTACGGATGCCGGAGCCCCGGAAGCTCTTTACGAGGAACATAAGACAGTTCCCGATCTTCCAACGGCGGTCGCGAAAGTGATCAACAGCGGGGTCGACGTGGCCGTTGGATTTTCCAGCGATCTTTCGGTAGCCATCGTGGAAGCGGATGAGCGCGGTCTATTCGAAGAGGCCGAGGTAGATCGTGCGGTTTACAATCAACTATTGGTAAAACTCCGCTTGGGTATGTTCGATGATCCATCTGAGGTTCCCCTAGCAGACAGTCCTTACGAGTGTATTGAGTGCCCCGAACACCTTGAAGAAGCCCGTCAAGCCTGCCGAGAATCTCTCGTTCTACTCAAGAATGATAGGGGTTTCCTCCCTCTTGAGAAGGAGGCAATTAGTAATATCGGAGTGATTGGCCCGAATGCCGATGCCCGGGACATACTTCTCGGAAACTACCACGGCACGCCGACCCGGCAGATCACGATCCTCGAAGGAATTCAGCGTGCGGTTTCTGAATCCTGTCGGGTTTGGCATGGACGGGGATGCGAGCATCTATCGAGCCGAACCGAAGTCTGCGCGGAAGACGATGATCGCTATGCCGAAGCCGCTGCCATCGCATCCCGATCTGATATCGTGGTCCTTTGTCTCGGCCTGAATCCAAGTATCGAAGGAGAGGCTGGCGATGCTTTCAACGCTGAGGCCGGTGGGGACAAACTCCAAGTGGAGCTGCCTGCTTGTCAGGAGAAACTCATCGAGACAGTCGTTGAAACCGGCACTAG from Verrucomicrobiota bacterium encodes the following:
- a CDS encoding type II secretion system protein, producing MKIPSHKRPSGAFTLIELLTVIAIVGILSAILIPVVGNIRERSATTKDMAKIKSIGHAIAMHVADNNGRLPNPETPIRGTKLDGDDQTDRWNFYEAVDRYMDPPENFNPRSIYNYNRRDTWYSESADQSPEGDPRYLGFAPNPHMLRTFGGAASWMGYTTKVPELAKMVLVTEVTDVPGSGRYDLNPSVEPTVDPLVASQYRASRPGGAALYLFGDYRVELLEGNQGSSVKPEIWFWED
- a CDS encoding sodium/solute symporter (Members of the Solute:Sodium Symporter (SSS), TC 2.A.21 as described in tcdb.org, catalyze solute:Na+ symport. Known solutes for members of the family include sugars, amino acids, nucleosides, inositols, vitamins, urea or anions, depending on the system.), producing MILVSRKTPFGFIALLYLFFGTVPSFAVDEEDSLRLSQWPGGLPGVESSSDTVVPSGERYWIFSSSDSPADSLTIRKVSGEKILQKEDFWQGSGNPIGIPYEDGVILLDSGDGDSQSRPLYLALDEEDVLVERVLPQLPEVFESPVAQVQGDDLYVFGKVIDDSESAQMELFRLGLEEADSSWQELEPFPGFLEEKPLFLTHDDMLLVFGKSGEGVYQAWSYTIKPIDGTTHRGWKDLGSVPFDPTGALVYFSGQAHLIALGGEQNDDGSTPVYAYHTVTNTWVEKGDLPAGVTPLVLIPLADQIVLLGEDEAGEEVFWEIQLESKIKKLSFADYSVMIVYFILMAGIGVYFAKKQNTSEEFALGNRRVKWWAAGISMFATGASSISFMAIPALTFRSNLVWFFPVLFLIPIFFLQAYIIYPLLRNLSLTSTYEYLERRYHPALRYLASLQCIAFQVVGRMSIVLLLPALAISAVTGLDVGLSVLMMGVMTTIYTAVGGFEAVIWTDVCQGILMLFGALLISAIAIGSLPGGVGDFVAVNQEFNRFQYAIFSFDYTVPIISISIFALLMQQLGFVADQPSIQRVFATPEKEMKKLAGMAVFCGIAIAAAVNLVGLSIFAYFHSFPETLDPTMSNDQVVPLFIVQSLPVGIAGLIVAALFAASMSTLSSSMNSVATLISEDFYRRIKRDSSDRSRLILMKVSSLVVGVIGTGIAFYMAQMDLTSIFKTWNEAVALLGGGFVGIYIVGMFTKRVHSGGAFIGAIASIAIVIYAKNMTAFHWVFYVPIAVVSCMVVGYLVSMILPRDPSKDLTGLTVFSRK
- a CDS encoding glycoside hydrolase family 3 N-terminal domain-containing protein, producing the protein MEPTEPELTPEKSAWLNPEIGFEKRARLLVAAMTWEEKIGQLNYRNPAIPRLGVLPYVWWNEALHGLARSGAATVFPQAIGMAATFNTERVSRMADIIAKEGRARHHESLRRGDFGTYKGLTYWSPNVNIFRDPRWGRGHETYGEDPFLTARMGVAYVEGLQGKHPRFLQAVATPKHFAVHSGPELTRLSFNSVADERDLRETYLPAFPACIEAGAQSIMTAYNAYNGEPCATNRKLLRKVLRKEWGFDGVIVTDAGAPEALYEEHKTVPDLPTAVAKVINSGVDVAVGFSSDLSVAIVEADERGLFEEAEVDRAVYNQLLVKLRLGMFDDPSEVPLADSPYECIECPEHLEEARQACRESLVLLKNDRGFLPLEKEAISNIGVIGPNADARDILLGNYHGTPTRQITILEGIQRAVSESCRVWHGRGCEHLSSRTEVCAEDDDRYAEAAAIASRSDIVVLCLGLNPSIEGEAGDAFNAEAGGDKLQVELPACQEKLIETVVETGTSVVVLMFAGSSVVSPTLERLGLPLLHCWYPGAEAGDVVAATIFGDENPAGRLPLTFYRNTSDLPPFEEYSMENRTYRFFSGQPAYPFGYGLSYTNFGYEDLRIKQIGKDVVIQVGVANLGERKGDEVIQVYAHWHSEERVPIRELKAFQRLSLPPRGREEISFTIPVASLSLIDAAGRRYPFKGVLRFSVGGSQPDPRSVELMGRAPLKGELDLDGA